The Armatimonadota bacterium region CGTTGACGTACTCGCGCTGGTAGTAGCGGAAAAGCTGCGCCAGCTGGCGAATACGCTGAGGGCGTTCTGACTCATCACGAATCTTCAAATCTTGCGCTGAGAGAATGGGATGCACCCGGGCAGTGACAGCCGGTCGGGTCAATGTGCTCAGGCGGTCTGCATCCTGCTCCAGTCGGTCGACAATCTGTTGTAGATGGATTTCGTAGAGAGAGCGAACCGGGTGTTTGCCCGTCTCTTGCAGTGCGATGCCACCGCACCACACTAGGCTGAGTAGCCATGCTGCCACACCGGTAGCCACCACCCACCGCAGGCGACGCATCAGCACGCCCATCATCGCAGCCAGAGCAAACAGAGTTAAGGTCAGAGCGGTTGATACCAGAGAAGGCGTAGCAGGGAGCGGTTCCCAACAGCCGAAATACCCGTCGCAAACGCTTATCGGTAGCGCAGGGCGAAAACTCGTGGACGAGGGTGCTGTCGTACTCCCAGGTAGCCGCATGGACGGATAAAGCTCAACAATGCTCTCTGGGCGTGACGTTGACTTTGTCCGAAACTGCTCGAGCCATTGCTGGTAGTTTGTCCGCACCAGCTGGTCTATCTCCCCCAGCGGAGGAGCGGGTTCGATGCTGGCTAGAGGCACAGGGGGTAGAGGAAGTCCGCTCACATATTGCAAGTTGAAAAGGGTGTTGCGCACCTCGGGCAGATTCTCCAGTAGTACAGGTCCTGCTGTCCAGAGCATCACGTCTACAATCTGTTGCTGCCGGCGTTCCATGTGGGGTTGCAGAGGTGACAGGCTCACGACAAAAAGGGAGGTCAGAGCCACCAGCACAATCAGCACTATCGCCCGCCACCAGTTCAGCCGCGGCAGAGGAGTTCGTTTCTCCAGCATCAGCGTGCCCACCCACTCGGGCGAACCGAACTGCTTGAGCGCAAGCGATACCGCTTCATCATCGCTCACACCCTGCGCTTTCAACTCGCTCACGTGCTCTAGCAGGTGGTCGCGCAGCTCCTGGCGGATACGCTGACGCTCGTGGTAGGGCAGCCGGCGTATCAGCGGCAGGCACAGCCGGTCCAGATAGTCTTCAATCAGGTTGTACATGGCTCAATACCTCCCTCTGCAGGTTGCGACGGTTTGCGCCCAATCACCGCTTCGATAGCGTTGCGGAACCGCTGCCAGGCGTGCTGCTGGCGTTGCAGCTCCTGCAGTCCCCGCGGGGTGATGGAGTACACTTTACGCTCGCGTCCGCCGCCGGTGCTCTCCCAGCTGCCCTGAATCCAGCCCTTCTGCTCCATCTCGTGCAGGGTGGGATAGAGCGTGCCTTCGCGGAAACGCAACAGTTCGGCGGTGCGTCGCTCGATCTCCTTCGCGATGGCGTAGCCGTGCATCGGCTTTTCCGCCAGCAACGACAGGATGAGCATGGGGGTGTTGCCCTTTACCTGTTGCTCCGTGTTACTCATCAACGAATACCTCGCTTTACGATATATCTATTATCAATATACACCTCATCTTACAAAATGTCAAGGGTTTTCGCGAAAACAGTTCTGCAAACCGCTTGACAAGAATAAGATTTCTCTTTATAGTGTATGCAGAATGCTTTTTCCCTATCGGAGCGATTACCGGAGGGGATAGTGCATCTCTGTAGGATGGTAGTGAGTGTCGCACGTCAACCCGCCCGGAAGGGCAGAACGCAAGGAGGGTGTTGGTATGGTCACCATAGACCAGCTCATGGACCTGGCGTACGAGAAAGACGCCTCCGATATCCACCTGATTGCAGGGGAAAGACCTGTACTCCGCATCTACGGAAGGCTCCATCGGCTGCAGCAGTTCGAAGTATTAACCCCTGCGGATACCGAACGGCTGGTGCGCTCTATCTGCCCAGACCGTAACTGGGAAGAGCTGCAGACCGACCGCAGCACCGACTTCGGTATCTCGCATCAGAACAAGGCGCGTTTCCGTGTAGCCGCGTATTGGCAGAAGAACACGCTGGCGATGAACCTGCGTCTCATCCCCTACAAGATGCTGAGCTTCGAAGAACTGGGATTGGGGCGCGAGGTGATTGACCTCCTCTATGAACCGCGTGGGCTGATACTGATTACAGGTCCCACCGGTTCGGGTAAAACCACCACGCTCGCCACGATGATTGACTGGATTAATACTCATCGTGATTGCCACATCATCACCATCGAGGACCCGATTGAATACTATCACTCCCCGAAGAAGTCCATCATCTCGCAGCGTGAGGTAGGTGTGGACGTGCCTACCTTCGCAGACGGCGTGGTGCGCGCCCTGCGTGAAGACCCGGACGTGATTCTCGTGGGCGAAATGCGCGACCTGCGCACCATTCAGGCGGCGATTACCGCAGCCGAGACCGGACACCTGGTCTTCTCCACACTGCACACCACGGGTGCAGCGAAGACGGTAGACCGCATCACCGACGTCTTCCCGCTGGACCAGCAGGAGCAAATCCGCGTGCAGCTTTCCACCAACCTGGTGGCGGTCATCTCGCAGCAGCTGCTTCCGCGCATTGACCGCCCCGGGCGTGTGGCGGCGTTCGAGGTGATGATTTGCACGCCGGCGATCCAGCACATGATTCGCGACCACAAGACCTACAGCATCTACTCCGCCATCCAGACGGGGCAGCAGTGGGGCATGTGCACACTGGACTCGTTCCTGCTGTCGCTCTACCGCAAGGGCATCATCGACAAGGATGAGATGATGCGCATCGCCGACCGCCCGGAGGAGATTGCCGAGAAGCTGGGGGAGACCGAGGTGCACCGCGCAGCGGATGTACATGCCACGACGGTTCAAACCACCGTGCAGGCGGTACAGGGTATGCGTCCCCCTGTGGAAAAGGGCGGCTAAACATCTCCGCGTCCGCCCCCGTGTGGGGGCGGACGCTCACTCCGCACTTTTACGGGAAAATAGCCTGAACACTTGACAAGTCTTGCACCGATAACTAAGATAGGATAAAAAGCAGGTATAATCCTTATGTCCGCGCGGGTGGCTGCTGCCTTTTGTATCTTCGAAATGGGAACCTTCACAGTCGGCTGGCAGTCTACTATACAGAACCAACCCAGGAC contains the following coding sequences:
- the ywzG gene encoding putative DNA-binding protein YwzG, whose translation is MSNTEQQVKGNTPMLILSLLAEKPMHGYAIAKEIERRTAELLRFREGTLYPTLHEMEQKGWIQGSWESTGGGRERKVYSITPRGLQELQRQQHAWQRFRNAIEAVIGRKPSQPAEGGIEPCTT
- a CDS encoding twitching motility protein PilT; this translates as MVTIDQLMDLAYEKDASDIHLIAGERPVLRIYGRLHRLQQFEVLTPADTERLVRSICPDRNWEELQTDRSTDFGISHQNKARFRVAAYWQKNTLAMNLRLIPYKMLSFEELGLGREVIDLLYEPRGLILITGPTGSGKTTTLATMIDWINTHRDCHIITIEDPIEYYHSPKKSIISQREVGVDVPTFADGVVRALREDPDVILVGEMRDLRTIQAAITAAETGHLVFSTLHTTGAAKTVDRITDVFPLDQQEQIRVQLSTNLVAVISQQLLPRIDRPGRVAAFEVMICTPAIQHMIRDHKTYSIYSAIQTGQQWGMCTLDSFLLSLYRKGIIDKDEMMRIADRPEEIAEKLGETEVHRAADVHATTVQTTVQAVQGMRPPVEKGG